One part of the Dyadobacter sp. 676 genome encodes these proteins:
- a CDS encoding TldD/PmbA family protein, producing MKRRHFMQMSGLGLGAMMLPQVPVVGDPVAEEQLLGPWLDAVTKKKLAETALNAARDKGATYTDVRIGRYLQQYLFTREKQVQNIVNAESYGIGIRVIADGTWGFSATSDVTPDGIARCAATAVAIARANSKFQKEPVVLAPQKGVGDKTWKTPLTKNAFEVPVREKIDLLMKVNGAAMDTGASFVTSSLFFINEQKYFASTDGSFIDQDIHRIWPTFTVTVTDKASGKFKTRDAISSPMGMGYEYLDGLAGEKIAGPNGLVGYRNSYDMVEDAIMAAKQAKEKVTARSVVPGKYDLVLDPNHLGLTIHESVGHPTELDRVLGYEANYAGTSFATLDKWKTKSFNYGSKLVNIVADKTQPRTLGAVGYDDEGVPCKEWDIIRDGILVNYQATRDQVQILGEKESHGCCYADNWSSVQFQRMPNISLKPGTEKRSALDMIKGVEKGIYIIGRGSYSIDQQRYNFQFGGQVFYEIKNGEITGMLDDVAYQSNTQEFWNSCVQLCDQDDYRTFGSFFDGKGQPAQISAVSHGCPTTRFNGVNVINTGRKI from the coding sequence ATGAAACGAAGACACTTCATGCAGATGTCGGGCCTTGGCCTGGGCGCGATGATGCTCCCGCAAGTTCCCGTAGTCGGGGATCCCGTGGCCGAAGAGCAGCTGCTCGGCCCGTGGCTGGATGCCGTAACGAAGAAAAAACTGGCCGAAACCGCCCTAAATGCCGCGCGCGACAAAGGCGCCACTTACACCGACGTCCGCATCGGCCGCTATTTGCAACAATACCTTTTTACCCGGGAAAAACAGGTCCAGAATATCGTTAATGCCGAATCGTATGGCATTGGCATCCGGGTAATCGCCGACGGCACATGGGGATTTTCGGCCACCAGCGACGTGACTCCCGACGGCATTGCCAGATGTGCCGCCACGGCTGTGGCCATTGCCCGGGCCAACTCCAAGTTCCAGAAAGAGCCCGTCGTGCTCGCGCCGCAAAAGGGGGTAGGAGACAAAACATGGAAAACACCGCTTACCAAAAATGCATTTGAAGTTCCGGTAAGGGAAAAAATAGATTTACTGATGAAGGTTAATGGTGCAGCTATGGACACCGGCGCCAGTTTTGTCACATCCAGCCTTTTCTTCATTAACGAACAGAAATATTTCGCTTCAACCGACGGCTCGTTCATCGACCAGGATATTCATCGCATCTGGCCGACATTTACGGTAACGGTTACCGACAAGGCTTCGGGCAAATTCAAAACCCGCGATGCAATCAGTTCGCCGATGGGGATGGGTTACGAGTACCTCGATGGCCTGGCAGGTGAAAAGATCGCCGGCCCGAATGGTCTGGTAGGCTACCGCAATTCCTACGATATGGTGGAGGATGCCATTATGGCCGCGAAGCAAGCGAAAGAAAAAGTGACCGCCCGGTCGGTTGTACCCGGTAAGTACGACCTCGTGCTGGATCCTAACCACCTCGGCCTTACCATTCATGAGTCGGTAGGGCATCCTACGGAACTCGATCGGGTGCTGGGCTACGAGGCTAACTACGCCGGTACCAGCTTCGCTACGCTCGACAAATGGAAAACGAAGAGCTTCAATTATGGTAGCAAGCTGGTCAATATCGTGGCCGACAAAACGCAGCCGCGGACGCTGGGCGCCGTGGGTTACGACGACGAAGGCGTGCCCTGCAAGGAATGGGATATTATCCGGGACGGCATCCTGGTAAACTACCAGGCAACCCGCGACCAGGTGCAGATCCTGGGTGAAAAAGAGTCGCATGGCTGCTGCTATGCTGATAATTGGAGTTCGGTGCAATTCCAGCGTATGCCGAATATCAGCCTGAAACCCGGAACCGAAAAACGCAGTGCGCTCGATATGATAAAAGGGGTTGAGAAAGGGATTTACATTATCGGCAGGGGTTCTTATTCTATCGATCAGCAGCGGTATAACTTTCAGTTTGGCGGTCAGGTTTTCTATGAGATAAAAAACGGGGAGATTACGGGCATGCTCGACGACGTGGCCTACCAATCGAATACGCAGGAATTCTGGAACTCGTGCGTGCAACTTTGCGACCAGGACGATTACCGCACATTCGGTTCGTTTTTCGACGGCAAGGGCCAGCCCGCCCAAATCAGCGCCGTATCCCACGGCTGTCCCACGACACGGTTTAATGGAGTGAACGTTATCAATACAGGGAGGAAGATATAG
- a CDS encoding sugar phosphate isomerase/epimerase has translation MTIRFYAPEWGNTLPFDTFCSNVKAAGYDGVEMALPFETAEKQTILDTLAGHGLQLIGQYWQSFEKNIDEHAASYEKYLRNLIDARPVLINCQTGKDYFDTARNQRLFALAARLSAESGIPIIHETHRGKCLFAAHVAMGYLQADPGLRIALDISHWCSVHESLLADLPEEVDMAISRTDHIHSRVGHPEGPQVNDPRAPEWEEVLNAHLGWWDRVAALHARNGTPLTITTEFGPAPYMPAMPYTCMPLVSQWDVNVHMMNILKARYKDM, from the coding sequence ATGACCATCCGTTTCTATGCCCCCGAATGGGGCAACACATTGCCTTTTGACACCTTTTGTTCGAATGTAAAAGCCGCCGGCTATGATGGTGTCGAAATGGCGCTTCCCTTCGAAACGGCTGAAAAGCAGACCATACTCGATACTTTGGCGGGTCATGGCCTGCAGTTGATCGGACAGTACTGGCAGTCGTTCGAAAAAAATATCGATGAACACGCCGCCAGCTATGAAAAATACCTGCGGAACCTGATCGACGCCAGGCCGGTGCTGATCAATTGCCAGACAGGCAAGGACTACTTCGATACAGCCCGGAACCAACGACTTTTCGCGCTTGCCGCGAGGCTCTCCGCCGAGTCGGGTATTCCCATCATCCATGAAACACATCGCGGCAAATGCCTCTTCGCAGCCCATGTGGCCATGGGTTACCTGCAAGCCGACCCTGGTCTTCGCATAGCCCTCGATATTTCGCACTGGTGCAGCGTCCACGAATCGCTGCTCGCCGATCTGCCCGAAGAGGTCGATATGGCTATTTCCCGTACCGACCACATTCACAGCCGCGTAGGCCATCCCGAGGGGCCGCAGGTAAACGACCCGCGCGCGCCCGAATGGGAGGAAGTGCTGAACGCCCACCTGGGCTGGTGGGACCGCGTGGCAGCCCTCCACGCTCGAAACGGAACGCCGCTTACCATTACCACCGAGTTCGGTCCCGCCCCCTACATGCCTGCGATGCCTTACACCTGCATGCCGCTTGTGAGCCAATGGGATGTAAATGTCCATATGATGAACATTTTGAAAGCCCGTTATAAGGATATGTAA
- a CDS encoding response regulator, which produces MSILYVDHEINNLNSFKATFRRDAKIYLAKSTEEGLRILGEHPIDVIFADHQMPQMTGLEFLKLASDQYPASMRVLLTGNAYTDEFRWAAGKGYFHSYVNKPWDEQQLRTLMVSRLY; this is translated from the coding sequence ATGAGCATCCTTTATGTTGACCATGAAATTAATAATCTGAATTCCTTTAAAGCGACGTTCCGGAGGGATGCCAAGATTTACCTGGCCAAATCGACCGAAGAAGGGCTGAGAATCCTCGGCGAACATCCAATCGACGTCATTTTTGCCGATCATCAGATGCCGCAGATGACAGGGCTGGAATTCCTCAAACTGGCTTCCGATCAATATCCTGCCAGTATGCGTGTGCTGCTTACGGGCAATGCCTATACGGACGAATTTCGTTGGGCAGCAGGAAAGGGATACTTTCACAGCTATGTCAACAAGCCGTGGGACGAGCAACAGTTGCGGACGTTGATGGTTTCACGTTTATACTAG